A genomic region of Solanum dulcamara chromosome 2, daSolDulc1.2, whole genome shotgun sequence contains the following coding sequences:
- the LOC129880163 gene encoding casparian strip membrane protein 2, translating into MKAVSIEAGEASKAKRVHGVNRGISVFDLVLRIAALVGTLASAVAMGTADQALSFSTQIVNFEAQYDDIDAFKFFVVSNSIACVYLALSIPISIFHIIRSRAGKSRVLLIVLDAIMLVFLTSGASAAAAIVYLAHNGNTSTNWFSICQQYTDFCQRSAGSLIGSIGAMALMVLLIILSSIALSRS; encoded by the exons atgaagGCAGTGTCAATTGAAGCTGGAGAAGCATCAAAGGCCAAAAGAGTTCATGGAGTAAACAGAGGAATCTCTGTATTTGATCTCGTTTTACGCATCGCCGCACTTGTTGGAACCTTAGCAAGTGCTGTTGCAATGGGTACTGCAGATCAAGCACTCTCTTTTAGTACACAAATTGTAAATTTTGAAGCTCAATATGATGATATCGACGCGTTTAA GTTCTTCGTTGTTTCGAATTCTATAGCTTGTGTATATCTTGCACTTTCAATCCCTATTTCCATTTTTCACATTATCAGAAGTAGAGCAGGAAAGAGCAGAGTTCTGCTCATCGTTCTAGACGCG ATAATGCTGGTTTTTCTCACATCTGGAGCATCTGCAGCAGCCGCTATTGTGTATTTGGCACACAATGGGAACACTTCAACTAACTGGTTTTCGATATGCCAACAGTATACAGATTTCTGTCAACGTTCTGCTGGATCGCTTATTGGTTCGATTGGTGCAATGGCCTTGATGGTTCTACTTATTATTTTGTCATCTATCGCGTTATCCAGGAGCTAA
- the LOC129880161 gene encoding RNA-binding KH domain-containing protein RCF3 isoform X1, with protein MAGQKNNFGKRMQSESDYSRSDGSKRRTPTDEKESNSIGPEDTVFRYLCPTGKIGSIIGVGGDIAKQLRTETNSKIRISETIPGCEERVVTIYSGSEETNVSEDTGDLISPAQDALFRVHDRVLAEELRMDEDLEDHQQITVRMLVPSDQIGCVIGKGGQVIQNLRSETGAQIRVLSSEHLPPCALNSDELLQITGEGAVVKKALYQVAARLHDNPSRSQHQLLSSPSIYRSGAGLVNPHAGTQVMGVTSLMGPYVSYKNDGRSRSSSVKEFAVRLVCPTENVGAVIGKGGGIIKQIRQESGASIKVDSAAAEGDDCIIFVSAKEASEDQSPTIDATMRLQPRSSEKTEKESGDAILTTRLLVPSSRVGCLIGKGGSIINEMRNTTRASIRILSKENLPKVASADDEMVQITGDANVAGNALLQVLMRLRANTFEMEGAFPAFSPGLSYVPMSASVPDGSRYGNRDNRSRRHGYSSYSGGHDYNDLSPNDSYGGSQVGGGGSYAPYGVYSSGRPSSAGVSSHNPSTYGKSYGGY; from the exons ATGGCAGGCCAGAAGAATAACTTCGGGAAGAGAATGCAATCGGAATCCGACTATTCTAGGAGTGATGGAAGTAAGAGAAGGACTCCAACTGATGAAAAAGAATCAAATTCCATTGGACCAGAGGATACTGTTTTCCGTTATTTATGCCCCACAGGAAAAATTGGAAGTATCATTGGAGTTGGTGGGGACATTGCAAAACAATTGAGGACTGAAACTAATTCAAAGATTAGGATTAGTGAGACCATACCTGGCTGCGAGGAGCGTGTGGTAACTATTTATAGTGGAAGTGAAGAAACTAATGTCTCTGAAGATACTGGTGACCTGATTTCACCTGCTCAAGATGCTCTATTCAGGGTGCATGACAGAGTCCTTGCTGAAGAGCTGCGTATGGATGAAGATCTGGAGGATCATCAGCAGATTACTGTACGGATGCTTGTCCCATCAGATCAAATAGGTTGTGTGATAGGGAAAGGTGGACAAGTGATCCAGAATTTACGAAGTGAAACAGGTGCGCAGATTCGGGTCTTAAGCAGTGAGCACTTGCCACCTTGTGCTCTAAACTCCGATGAGCTTCTCCAG aTAACCGGTGAAGGTGCAGTTGTTAAGAAAGCACTTTATCAAGTAGCAGCACGCCTCCATGATAATCCATCGCGGTCCCAACATCAATTGCTGTCGTCACCCAGCATATATAGGTCTGGTGCTGGACTTGTTAATCCTCATGCTGGTACCCAAGTCATGGGTGTGACATCATTGATGGGTCCTTATGTAAGTTACAAAAATGATGGTAGAAGCCGATCTTCTTCTGTAAAAGAGTTTGCTGTTCGTTTGGTTTGTCCAACTGAAAATGTAGGAGCTGTAATTGGCAAAGGTGGAGGCATTATCAAACAGATAAGACAGGAATCAGGTGCATCTATTAAAGTCGATAGTGCTGCGGCTGAGGGGGATGATTGCATTATATTTGTATCAGCAAAGGAG GCATCTGAAGATCAATCTCCTACCATTGATGCAACAATGCGTTTGCAACCAAGAAGTAGTGAGAAAACTGAAAAAGAATCGGGTGATGCCATTCTTACGACTCGCCTGCTTGTACCTAGTTCACGAGTTGGATGCCTTATTGGTAAAGGTGGTTCCATTATCAATGAGATGCGGAATACCACAAGGGCAAGCATCCGCATTCTTTCAAAGGAAAATCTTCCCAAAGTGGCATCCGCAGATGACGAGATGGTGCAG ATTACTGGAGATGCTAATGTTGCTGGCAATGCGTTATTGCAAGTACTTATGCGGTTGAGGGCCAATACATTTGAGATGGAGGGAGCTTTTCCTGCATTTTCTCCTGGCCTTTCTTATGTCCCCATGTCTGCAAGCGTCCCTGATGGCTCAAGATATGGCAATCGTGATAATAGATCACGTCGGCATGGTTATTCTTCTTATTCAGGTGGACATGATTACAATGATTTGTCTCCAAATGATAGTTATGGTGGCTCACAG GTTGGTGGTGGAGGTAGTTATGCACCATATGGCGTTTATTCCTCTGGGCGACCTAGTAGTGCAGG GGTTTCCAGCCATAACCCTTCTACCTATGGGAAATCTTATGGTGGATACTAG
- the LOC129874923 gene encoding uncharacterized protein LOC129874923 gives MSNPSDESGQEPNLGNDLPKGEVNDDLPAEDPKGSEEERQDPSQEEQEELMKKKYGGLVKKKPPLITKDHERAFFDSADWALGKQGGQKAKTPAEALRPKLEPTPHQQLRTRLSASKLTDAGEADGSHNGLDQLDDQSGTPAADGENNS, from the exons ATGTCAAACCCCTCAGATGAAAGTGGCCAGGAACCAAACCTTGGTAATGATCTTCCTAAAGGTGAAGTAAATGATGACCTTCCTGCAGAAGATCCAAAGGGTTCAGAAGAAGAACGCCAAGATCCATCTCAAGAG GAACAGGAGGAACTAATGAAGAAAAAGTATGGTGGATTAGTGAAAAAGAAACCTCCATTGATAACTAAG GACCATGAACGTGCTTTTTTCGATTCTGCGGACTGGGCACTAGGAAAG CAAGGGGGACAGAAGGCCAAAACACCTGCTGAGGCACTTCGCCCAAAATTGGAG CCGACACCACACCAGCAACTTCGTACTCGTCTCTCAGCTTCTAAACTGACAGATGCTGGTGAAG CAGATGGTAGCCACAACGGCCTTGACCAGCTAGATGACCAGAGTGGAACACCAGCAGCAGATGGTGAGAATAATTCTTAG
- the LOC129880161 gene encoding RNA-binding KH domain-containing protein RCF3 isoform X2: protein MQSESDYSRSDGSKRRTPTDEKESNSIGPEDTVFRYLCPTGKIGSIIGVGGDIAKQLRTETNSKIRISETIPGCEERVVTIYSGSEETNVSEDTGDLISPAQDALFRVHDRVLAEELRMDEDLEDHQQITVRMLVPSDQIGCVIGKGGQVIQNLRSETGAQIRVLSSEHLPPCALNSDELLQITGEGAVVKKALYQVAARLHDNPSRSQHQLLSSPSIYRSGAGLVNPHAGTQVMGVTSLMGPYVSYKNDGRSRSSSVKEFAVRLVCPTENVGAVIGKGGGIIKQIRQESGASIKVDSAAAEGDDCIIFVSAKEASEDQSPTIDATMRLQPRSSEKTEKESGDAILTTRLLVPSSRVGCLIGKGGSIINEMRNTTRASIRILSKENLPKVASADDEMVQITGDANVAGNALLQVLMRLRANTFEMEGAFPAFSPGLSYVPMSASVPDGSRYGNRDNRSRRHGYSSYSGGHDYNDLSPNDSYGGSQVGGGGSYAPYGVYSSGRPSSAGVSSHNPSTYGKSYGGY from the exons ATGCAATCGGAATCCGACTATTCTAGGAGTGATGGAAGTAAGAGAAGGACTCCAACTGATGAAAAAGAATCAAATTCCATTGGACCAGAGGATACTGTTTTCCGTTATTTATGCCCCACAGGAAAAATTGGAAGTATCATTGGAGTTGGTGGGGACATTGCAAAACAATTGAGGACTGAAACTAATTCAAAGATTAGGATTAGTGAGACCATACCTGGCTGCGAGGAGCGTGTGGTAACTATTTATAGTGGAAGTGAAGAAACTAATGTCTCTGAAGATACTGGTGACCTGATTTCACCTGCTCAAGATGCTCTATTCAGGGTGCATGACAGAGTCCTTGCTGAAGAGCTGCGTATGGATGAAGATCTGGAGGATCATCAGCAGATTACTGTACGGATGCTTGTCCCATCAGATCAAATAGGTTGTGTGATAGGGAAAGGTGGACAAGTGATCCAGAATTTACGAAGTGAAACAGGTGCGCAGATTCGGGTCTTAAGCAGTGAGCACTTGCCACCTTGTGCTCTAAACTCCGATGAGCTTCTCCAG aTAACCGGTGAAGGTGCAGTTGTTAAGAAAGCACTTTATCAAGTAGCAGCACGCCTCCATGATAATCCATCGCGGTCCCAACATCAATTGCTGTCGTCACCCAGCATATATAGGTCTGGTGCTGGACTTGTTAATCCTCATGCTGGTACCCAAGTCATGGGTGTGACATCATTGATGGGTCCTTATGTAAGTTACAAAAATGATGGTAGAAGCCGATCTTCTTCTGTAAAAGAGTTTGCTGTTCGTTTGGTTTGTCCAACTGAAAATGTAGGAGCTGTAATTGGCAAAGGTGGAGGCATTATCAAACAGATAAGACAGGAATCAGGTGCATCTATTAAAGTCGATAGTGCTGCGGCTGAGGGGGATGATTGCATTATATTTGTATCAGCAAAGGAG GCATCTGAAGATCAATCTCCTACCATTGATGCAACAATGCGTTTGCAACCAAGAAGTAGTGAGAAAACTGAAAAAGAATCGGGTGATGCCATTCTTACGACTCGCCTGCTTGTACCTAGTTCACGAGTTGGATGCCTTATTGGTAAAGGTGGTTCCATTATCAATGAGATGCGGAATACCACAAGGGCAAGCATCCGCATTCTTTCAAAGGAAAATCTTCCCAAAGTGGCATCCGCAGATGACGAGATGGTGCAG ATTACTGGAGATGCTAATGTTGCTGGCAATGCGTTATTGCAAGTACTTATGCGGTTGAGGGCCAATACATTTGAGATGGAGGGAGCTTTTCCTGCATTTTCTCCTGGCCTTTCTTATGTCCCCATGTCTGCAAGCGTCCCTGATGGCTCAAGATATGGCAATCGTGATAATAGATCACGTCGGCATGGTTATTCTTCTTATTCAGGTGGACATGATTACAATGATTTGTCTCCAAATGATAGTTATGGTGGCTCACAG GTTGGTGGTGGAGGTAGTTATGCACCATATGGCGTTTATTCCTCTGGGCGACCTAGTAGTGCAGG GGTTTCCAGCCATAACCCTTCTACCTATGGGAAATCTTATGGTGGATACTAG